One Brachyspira pilosicoli P43/6/78 genomic window carries:
- the pheT gene encoding phenylalanine--tRNA ligase subunit beta: MRIPLSWLKEFVNLDGLEVEEIARNITLSGSEISSIETTGGDIPGVIIGKVLTVHKHPDADKLSVCKVNVGDDVLSIVCGAPNVRENIYVPVAMIGAKLPNGLTIKKASIRGFESSGMLCSRTELGYEEIEGVYGIWILDEHIDKLNIEDKDSILGNSLSTIVGSTDHIFNVEITANRGDLVSIIGFARECSLVLEKRVSIPSVNTYDSTGGNIDITVENQESCYKYVGRLINNITVGPSPDWMQNRLKKCGINPINNIVDITNYVMLEYGQPLHAYDFDKVKDGKIIVRNAKNDEKITLLDGREINLTDEVLVIADSEKPIGVAGVMGGDSTKIEDTTKNILIESAYFDHIAVKKSTIATNTKTDASYRFEREIDHTLTLAALNRAVDLIVTLDNNAKIVSRAKEVNVKQFEATRIVFDCGLVKRYLGLDMNKMQVSSIFKRYGFNASALGENNLKVDIPFYRHDLTIAEDLIEEIARVYGYNNLDSNVPHIKCNPIKTDYADISFVKHRMASYGLYETKQYSLGDSKMFKNIGFKDEQLISVVNPLTSEMDVLRPTTLVSLLNSIAYNQNHRHKNGALFEVGNIFYKENDKFVEEKHLSAVMFGLYQEKLWNKESRAYDFFDMSGVVEELITKDLNSTDYNLIPKEHDWFIPTMSADIVIFGEKIGIIGRIHPKILALFDINTDVYFTDINIRYAVELIKKRVKKQQLKDIGKYPAVFRDLALVCDRNIEFSKVIKSISKFNDIIQNVDVVDRYVGEQVKEGKQSIAISITYYDPNKTLREEDINAVESSLLEMLKTRFSIELRS; encoded by the coding sequence ATGAGAATTCCTTTGAGTTGGTTAAAAGAATTTGTTAATTTAGATGGTTTAGAGGTGGAAGAGATTGCTAGAAACATCACTCTTTCTGGAAGCGAGATTTCTTCTATAGAGACTACCGGCGGAGATATACCTGGTGTTATAATAGGTAAAGTTTTAACTGTACACAAACACCCAGATGCTGACAAATTAAGCGTATGTAAAGTGAATGTTGGGGACGATGTACTTTCTATAGTATGCGGTGCTCCTAATGTAAGAGAAAATATATATGTTCCTGTTGCTATGATAGGAGCTAAACTTCCTAATGGACTTACTATAAAAAAAGCTTCTATAAGAGGTTTTGAAAGCAGCGGAATGCTTTGTTCTAGAACAGAATTAGGATATGAAGAAATTGAAGGCGTTTACGGTATTTGGATATTAGATGAACATATAGACAAATTAAATATAGAAGATAAAGACAGTATTTTAGGAAACTCTCTTTCAACAATTGTAGGTTCTACAGACCATATATTTAATGTAGAAATTACAGCAAACAGAGGTGATTTGGTTAGTATTATAGGTTTTGCTCGTGAATGTTCTTTAGTATTAGAAAAAAGAGTAAGCATACCTTCTGTAAATACATATGATTCTACAGGCGGAAATATTGATATTACAGTAGAAAATCAGGAATCTTGCTATAAATATGTTGGAAGACTTATAAACAATATAACAGTAGGACCTTCTCCAGATTGGATGCAAAACAGACTTAAAAAATGCGGTATTAACCCTATTAATAATATAGTAGATATTACAAATTATGTTATGCTTGAATATGGTCAGCCTCTTCATGCTTATGACTTTGATAAAGTAAAAGACGGAAAAATTATAGTAAGAAATGCCAAAAATGATGAAAAAATTACTCTTTTAGACGGCAGAGAAATTAATCTTACAGATGAAGTTTTAGTTATTGCTGACAGTGAAAAACCTATAGGTGTAGCTGGCGTTATGGGCGGAGACAGCACTAAAATAGAAGATACTACTAAAAACATATTAATAGAAAGTGCATATTTTGACCATATTGCTGTAAAAAAATCTACTATAGCTACTAATACAAAAACTGATGCTTCATATAGATTTGAAAGAGAAATTGACCACACTCTTACTTTAGCAGCATTAAACAGAGCAGTAGATTTAATAGTAACATTAGATAATAATGCTAAAATAGTATCAAGAGCTAAAGAAGTAAATGTAAAACAATTTGAAGCTACAAGAATAGTATTTGACTGCGGACTTGTAAAAAGATATTTAGGTCTTGATATGAATAAAATGCAAGTATCTTCAATATTTAAAAGATACGGCTTTAATGCATCTGCTTTGGGTGAGAATAACTTGAAAGTAGATATACCTTTTTATAGACATGACCTTACAATAGCAGAAGACCTTATAGAAGAGATAGCACGTGTTTACGGATATAATAATCTTGATTCTAATGTGCCTCATATAAAATGCAACCCTATTAAAACAGATTATGCTGATATAAGTTTTGTTAAGCATAGAATGGCTTCTTATGGACTTTATGAAACTAAGCAGTATTCTCTTGGCGACAGCAAAATGTTTAAAAATATAGGTTTTAAAGATGAACAATTAATTAGTGTTGTAAACCCTCTAACAAGTGAAATGGACGTTTTAAGACCTACTACATTGGTTTCTCTTCTTAATAGTATTGCTTACAATCAAAATCATAGACATAAAAATGGTGCTTTATTTGAAGTTGGAAACATATTCTATAAAGAAAATGACAAGTTTGTAGAAGAGAAGCATTTATCTGCTGTAATGTTTGGGCTTTATCAAGAAAAATTATGGAATAAAGAATCAAGAGCTTATGACTTCTTTGATATGAGCGGTGTTGTAGAAGAGCTTATTACAAAAGATTTAAATAGCACTGATTATAACCTTATACCTAAAGAACATGATTGGTTTATACCTACTATGTCTGCTGATATAGTGATATTTGGTGAAAAAATAGGTATTATTGGAAGAATCCACCCTAAAATATTAGCTCTATTTGATATTAATACTGATGTTTATTTTACTGATATTAATATAAGATATGCTGTTGAGCTTATCAAAAAAAGAGTAAAAAAACAGCAGTTAAAAGACATAGGTAAATACCCTGCTGTATTTAGAGACTTGGCATTAGTTTGCGATAGAAATATTGAGTTTAGCAAGGTAATAAAATCTATTTCTAAGTTTAATGATATTATACAAAATGTTGATGTGGTAGACAGATATGTTGGAGAGCAGGTAAAAGAAGGAAAACAATCTATAGCAATATCTATAACTTATTATGACCCTAATAAAACTTTGAGAGAAGAAGATATTAATGCTGTAGAGAGTTCTTTACTTGAAATGCTCAAAACAAGATTTAGTATAGAATTACGTTCATAA